The region AACATTTGATAATTCGCCAGATAACCTCGCTAATCCTGACCCTTCTCAGGTTGTCACCTGGGGGGATCAATCCTGGGAAGAGATGATGATTGGCTACTTCGATATCGCGATCCCTCGCTCAACCGCAGGGAGTGCCAACCTCATGACTGACTGGCTCGATTCCAAGGAGGGGCCCCGCAAACTCCTCAAAGCTCTCGATCGCAATGGCAGTGGAGAAGTCGACGAGAGCGAGGTTCAGTCGGGCCATCGGCAGTTTCTCAAGCAGATCGATGCCGACAACTCTGGTGGATTGAGTGAGGAAGAGCTCCGCAGTAACTGGACGAAAGTGCTCAAGGCGATTTCTGCGAAAAAATCATAATCGCCGGCCTGCGAAAATCACCGAATTGAAGTGATGGCTCACCGCAGATCAAAACGCTGCATCAGTTCTCGCTCAACCGTGCTCAAGTCATGTCCGTAGGCCTTGAGCAGCAGCATCCAGTGGAACAACACATTGGCAGCTGCTGCAGGAACATCGCCCGGATTCCCTGCATCCTCTTCTGCACAGGCTTCGACCATCTGGTAGGCCTTTTCAACCAGCGTCGTGGCCATCATGTGATGACCCGCCTGCGAAAGTTCCGTCACATAAGAACCGGCGGGGAGTTCCTTGAGCCGGTGTTCCAACTGTGCTTCGAGCCGCTTGAGCAAATCACTCATCAAGTCTACCTCAGGCTGTGTTTTGAATGATCGACTCGAGAGTGATTACGAAAACGCCTTGACCAGCATCTGACGGCGATAAGCGAAGGCATCTTCCAGTTGATCGAGAATCTTGTCGGCAGTGACCATCAGGCCAATCAGGCCTCCCGGTGGCTCAAACTCAATTCGATTTTTCAGCACGCACAACTCATCATCCTGCTGTTCGATGATGTAATCGTGAATGTAACTTTTAATAGGGCCTTTGATCAGTTCCTCGCGAAAGCCCACGGGAGAATTAAAGACCGTGATCTTCTGCTCAAGTTGCTGGACGACGCCGTAAGCCTGAACTCGACAGACCATGATGCTGCCGAGAGATAACACTTCGGGAGCTTCCACAAAAACCAGACCAGCATCTGGAGGACTCAGCGAAGCGAGATTCTTCGGACGTGAGATAAAATCGAAGATTTTTTCCGGTGCTGCAGGAAGCTGAACCTGACTCTCAAACTGTGGCATGTCAAAACCTTCGAAATAAACCTGCAGTTCCCTGGTTCAACAACAGCTGTCGAATGCGGTCCCTTTCAAGGTTCAGCAAACCACAGCCACTGTTATGATGGGCAGAATGCTGCCCTGCGAACTGAGTGCAGTGTATGCCACCTACCTGCTGTTGAAAACCACTCGCTATGCAGTTTCCCGCAGAACTTCTCAACCAGTGCTGGTTTCTGACCGGGGCGACCGCCAGTGGAAAGACCGCAGTCTCTCTCGAACTGGCAAAATTGCTCGATGCAGAGATTATTGCTCTGGATTCGATGACACTGTATCGAAAAATGGACATCGGTACAGCAAAGCCGACTATCTCGGAGCGTCTGGCGACGGCGCACCATTTGTTTGATGTCATTGAACCCTGGGAAGAATTCAGTGTGGCGGAGTATCTGAAAAGTGCCCGTCAGGTGGCTGAAGAGATTGTCCAGCGTCACAAGACCCCGCTGTTTGTCGGTGGAGCGGGGTTATATCTGAGGAGCCTGCTGCGTGGCGTTTTTAATGGCCCGGCTGCTGATTGGGAGCTCCGCAAGAAGTGGGAGACGTTGGCGATCACTGCGGGAAATCAGGCTGTTCATGACCTTCTGGCCCAATGCGATCCTCCCGCAGCGGCTCGATTACATGTGAATGATTTGCGGCGAGTGATCCGCGCATTAGAGGTTTTTGAGCTGACGGGCATTCCGTTGTCTGCGCAACAGAATCAACCGCCAGTCGAAGGGATCCACAAAGTCTTTGCTTTGATGCCCCCTCGAGGCTGGTTAGCCGAACGCATCGAACGGAGATTAATGCAGATGGTTCAGCAAGGGCTGGTGGCGGAAAACCTCAGACTTATGGAACTGGAGCGCCCTCTCAGCCATACCGCCCGACAGGCATTGGGCTACAAAGAGATTCTCGATTGGCTGGAAACCCTGAGGCCTGAAGCTCGACACCCGGAACTTTCTCTCCCTGAAGCTGTGTTTATCACCATGCGCGATCGCACACGACAGTTTGCCAAGCGACAGGAAACATGGTTCCGTAATCTGGAAGAATGTCGGCAAATCCCCATCGATCCCCAGGACAGTCCAGTCACGATTGCACGGCAGATATTGAAAGCCGCCGAGAATCGATCGTGACTTTGATAGAGATGGATCACTTCTGACGAGTGTGCGATTAGGGGATCCATCGCTGTAAGTGTTTGACCAGACAGAGCGCAGCTGGAATTGCGAGGAGAGGTTCAATGGGGGCCCGCATCCGCGCATTGCTGAAGTAGAAAATGTGCGGCAGCATCACCAGGCAGACAGTTCCCAACAACCAGACGCCAAAAACTCGATGACAGCGAAGGAGTTCAACAGTTCCTAAACAGGCCAGAATGGCGAACAGGCCATAGCAGAAGAACAACAGTTCCATGAGCCCCCGGGGGACTTGGTTCTGGAACATGCTTTGAGGCACTGGGCTCCAGAAAAATGCCATCCTGAGCAGGGCACTGCGAGCAAAGGCTGAAGGATTGCGGCGAATGGCTTGCCAGGCCCAGTCCTGCTGAAGTTTGTCTTGCTCGACTTCACTGAGCCCGTCGAGTTTTTCGCGGTTTTGGGCTTCCCATTCACGAAATTTTTCATCAGGCCAGATGGAAGTTCCCCGGGTTTCTTCCAGTTCCTGGATGACAGGATTGTTCGCCAGCCAGAGTGTGTAACCTCCATGTGTCGTGGTCACGATGGGAGTACCCGTCACGACGAGGTTTCGAGTCATCCAGATTCCGGGAGCGATCAAAGAAAATCCGGCGAGAAGCATTACGATTCGCAGTGGCAATCGCAGTGAAGCGTGTGATGAGCGTTGGCTGCTGGCCCATCCCATGCAGATGAGGAACCATGGCAACAGCAGAAGCAGGGCCGGTCTGGCCAATGGGGCGAGCCCTGCCAAGAGGCCAGCCCACATCAGCCTGGAGAGCGTAAGAGATGCGGGATGAATCAATGCCTGTGCCAACTGCAGAGACAACAGCATGATCAGAGTTGCGGCTAAAATTTCAGTCATCGGCTGGGTCGAGTAGAGCAGCAGCAGAGGATCTATTGCCACGATCAAGCCAGCCCAGCCACCCGCCAGATACCATCCATTTCTTTTGAGTCCATCGCTGGCAAGATCGATCGTCAACAGTTGAGTTGTTCGGATCGTAGCCCAGGTGAGCACCAGAGAGAGTGACAACTGCAGCATGGCCACAGCCCACGTGACATTTGCCAACCACAACAGCGGTGCCAGAAGCAGTGGGAAAAGTGGTGGTCGAAACGCTGTGGGAACTCCGCCAGGCCCGCAGTAGCCCAGACCATCAGCCA is a window of Planctopirus limnophila DSM 3776 DNA encoding:
- a CDS encoding phosphoribosyl-ATP pyrophosphatase, coding for MSDLLKRLEAQLEHRLKELPAGSYVTELSQAGHHMMATTLVEKAYQMVEACAEEDAGNPGDVPAAAANVLFHWMLLLKAYGHDLSTVERELMQRFDLR
- the miaA gene encoding tRNA (adenosine(37)-N6)-dimethylallyltransferase MiaA, whose translation is MQFPAELLNQCWFLTGATASGKTAVSLELAKLLDAEIIALDSMTLYRKMDIGTAKPTISERLATAHHLFDVIEPWEEFSVAEYLKSARQVAEEIVQRHKTPLFVGGAGLYLRSLLRGVFNGPAADWELRKKWETLAITAGNQAVHDLLAQCDPPAAARLHVNDLRRVIRALEVFELTGIPLSAQQNQPPVEGIHKVFALMPPRGWLAERIERRLMQMVQQGLVAENLRLMELERPLSHTARQALGYKEILDWLETLRPEARHPELSLPEAVFITMRDRTRQFAKRQETWFRNLEECRQIPIDPQDSPVTIARQILKAAENRS
- a CDS encoding SRPBCC family protein; translated protein: MPQFESQVQLPAAPEKIFDFISRPKNLASLSPPDAGLVFVEAPEVLSLGSIMVCRVQAYGVVQQLEQKITVFNSPVGFREELIKGPIKSYIHDYIIEQQDDELCVLKNRIEFEPPGGLIGLMVTADKILDQLEDAFAYRRQMLVKAFS